A region from the Treponema pallidum subsp. pallidum str. Nichols genome encodes:
- a CDS encoding flagellar motor switch protein FliG, which translates to MNRTESPRGLIKATVREQDRGRTVYKKIAQFLSLIGEEQAALVLKQLEPAQIEAVVAELLTLKPLSPEEAREILREFSALCARVSPVTGGLRAAQSMLSKAFGEEKADLILKRAVPAAQPKPFEFLAALEASQLLPLLEGELPATKTLILSQLPPESAAHYLSNISTEEKKDLIVRLAKLKHVNPQVLQVMSDSLHKKFAALHLSQRRDLDGHAVLAAILKKMERATEHSILHALAEKNPTLAARVRTHLFTLDDIPALPDTFLQKHLASCSEKTLAALINTNHPAFVQKILSNLSKNRAQLVRDEYDTFPPSAHDTRTITEHFLATLRSAGAQQHIASK; encoded by the coding sequence ATGAATAGAACCGAATCTCCTCGTGGCTTAATCAAAGCCACCGTACGTGAACAAGACCGAGGCCGAACCGTTTATAAAAAGATTGCCCAGTTCCTCTCCCTCATTGGAGAAGAGCAGGCGGCGCTGGTGCTCAAGCAACTTGAGCCTGCACAGATTGAGGCGGTGGTTGCCGAGCTCCTGACACTCAAACCCCTCAGTCCAGAAGAAGCGCGTGAGATCCTACGGGAGTTTTCTGCCCTCTGCGCTCGTGTGTCGCCTGTTACCGGTGGACTGCGTGCTGCGCAGTCGATGCTTTCCAAAGCGTTTGGGGAAGAAAAGGCCGATCTTATCTTGAAGCGGGCGGTGCCAGCGGCACAGCCGAAACCTTTTGAGTTTTTGGCTGCGCTTGAAGCCTCCCAACTTCTCCCCCTCCTGGAAGGAGAACTACCTGCCACCAAAACACTCATCCTCTCGCAGCTGCCTCCAGAAAGCGCTGCGCACTATTTGAGTAATATCAGCACAGAGGAGAAGAAGGACTTGATCGTTCGCCTTGCAAAGTTAAAGCACGTTAACCCTCAGGTGCTGCAAGTCATGAGTGACTCCTTGCACAAAAAGTTTGCAGCGCTCCATTTGTCCCAGCGCCGTGATCTTGACGGGCATGCAGTGCTTGCGGCAATTCTCAAAAAGATGGAGCGCGCGACTGAGCATTCAATTCTTCATGCCCTTGCAGAAAAAAATCCAACACTTGCAGCGCGTGTCCGCACGCATCTTTTCACGCTGGATGATATCCCCGCGCTCCCAGATACATTTTTGCAAAAACACCTGGCGTCTTGTTCTGAAAAAACTCTTGCTGCGCTCATCAACACCAATCATCCTGCTTTTGTTCAGAAAATTCTCTCTAATCTCTCTAAAAACCGCGCACAGCTTGTGCGCGATGAGTACGACACGTTCCCGCCTTCAGCGCATGATACGCGCACCATCACTGAGCACTTTTTAGCTACATTGCGCAGTGCCGGCGCGCAACAGCACATTGCTTCCAAATAG
- a CDS encoding hemolysin family protein: MSTLKGAPPQRGGVQGCMALSLRFWCFSPSGELRVSVLSVSAAFGVLVVLLVLSMLFSAAETAFCALNTLRLRYLYEKRHARARVAMRILRRKNFYLAAVVIGNTLASSALSAVIALFARALFGIHAVGWSIGAGTVLTLLFGEIIPKSLALCRPNAVALHTARFLQWSALMLTPFVQVFCMARSALLRLARVACHTPSLRVTDDDLHTVLYAGEADGTVTSRERALYQRILHSASLTARDIMTCRAQLIAVPRASSLAEAIACAQKMRVSRVPVYERSVDWIIGIFDVKKFLCSEEVDGRDLEECGTLMQHVSAPVFVFECTRLAYVQHKLRAHSRAVAIVLDEYGGTAGLVTKHNIYQAFFKSSAHEFPVNSTGPQVTRAGVRAYIFPGSLRLDEINDLLGTDFSSCTSETLAGLIMEYTGCIPDPGTTVVFGSWRCVVLQLHVRRIVRVRFEFQG; the protein is encoded by the coding sequence GTGAGCACCTTAAAAGGTGCCCCCCCCCAGCGGGGAGGGGTCCAAGGATGTATGGCGTTGTCTCTTCGGTTCTGGTGTTTTAGCCCTTCGGGGGAATTACGTGTGAGTGTTCTTTCCGTTTCCGCTGCGTTCGGTGTGTTGGTAGTGCTGCTGGTGCTTTCCATGTTGTTCTCTGCTGCGGAAACAGCGTTCTGTGCGCTAAATACCTTAAGACTTCGCTACCTGTACGAAAAACGTCATGCTCGCGCTCGAGTGGCAATGCGTATCCTTCGACGGAAAAACTTCTATCTTGCTGCTGTGGTTATCGGGAACACCCTGGCGAGCAGTGCGTTGTCTGCAGTCATTGCGCTTTTTGCACGTGCCCTCTTTGGCATCCACGCAGTGGGGTGGAGCATCGGTGCAGGAACGGTGCTTACACTTCTTTTTGGAGAAATTATTCCGAAGTCACTTGCCTTGTGCCGGCCGAACGCAGTGGCACTGCATACTGCGCGATTCTTGCAGTGGAGCGCTTTGATGCTTACTCCTTTTGTACAGGTGTTCTGTATGGCGCGGAGTGCGCTCTTGCGTCTTGCGCGTGTCGCGTGCCACACTCCCTCGCTGCGTGTTACGGATGACGACCTGCACACCGTACTGTACGCTGGAGAGGCGGATGGCACTGTGACTTCCCGCGAACGCGCATTGTATCAACGTATTTTGCATTCTGCATCCCTTACTGCGCGAGATATTATGACCTGTCGTGCGCAATTGATTGCAGTTCCGCGCGCGAGTTCTCTGGCGGAGGCAATTGCCTGTGCACAGAAGATGCGCGTTTCGCGTGTTCCAGTGTATGAACGGAGTGTTGATTGGATAATTGGTATTTTCGATGTGAAGAAATTCTTGTGCTCAGAAGAGGTAGACGGACGAGATTTAGAAGAGTGCGGAACACTGATGCAACATGTGAGCGCGCCGGTTTTTGTCTTCGAATGTACACGACTTGCATATGTGCAGCACAAATTGCGCGCACACTCACGCGCAGTCGCCATTGTGCTTGATGAATATGGCGGGACGGCAGGTCTTGTGACAAAGCACAATATATACCAAGCATTTTTTAAGAGCAGTGCGCATGAATTCCCTGTGAATTCAACAGGTCCGCAGGTTACGCGTGCGGGGGTACGGGCGTATATATTTCCTGGATCGCTGCGCTTGGATGAGATAAATGATCTACTCGGCACCGATTTTTCTTCGTGTACCAGTGAGACCCTTGCAGGTCTTATCATGGAGTATACAGGGTGTATTCCTGATCCTGGCACCACGGTTGTATTCGGTTCTTGGCGTTGTGTGGTGCTACAACTGCATGTGCGCAGAATCGTACGTGTTCGGTTTGAGTTTCAAGGATAG